Below is a genomic region from Candidatus Methanoperedens sp..
GCCATTCGATATCAAAACCGAATCTTTCTCCTGCGGCGTCGAGCGCCTTTCGTCCTTCCCTGATTATCTCAGGACCGATTCCATCGCCCGGGATAACCGGTATCGTGTATTGCGTCATTATTTTCCTCGCTGTAACAGCCCCAGAATTCCCTTTGAGGTTATTAAATTAACGAAATCCCTTCACTTGTGCGTAAAATACGCCACAACCTCATCTTCGCCAACACTGTCAATCCTCACGAACCCGAACCTCTCAAACTGCACAACCTTATCCAGTTCCTTCTCAATCCCGCTCTCTCCTATGCCAGTATATTCACCCTGAGGCGAAAGCACCCTCACCTTTTGCCCATCAGGCGGAACCCAGTGGATAATGCGCGCCTTTTCCTTCTTGACAAGTTCCATATCCGTGCCTATGAACTTTGCTTTTAGCGGCGAGATACTTTTTATCTCGATATTGTAAAGATCCTTTAAACGTAATCTCTCCCCCACCCTGAGGGTATCCACATCGTCCCTGCAAACCAATACCTTCGTGCCCACAGGTATCTCCCGCATTTCCTTTTTTGCCGGATGAAGCGGAGCCTTTGCAGTTCTGGGTTCGCCGCCTTCGATTTCCATTTCCACAGGATTCCACACAAAAAAATACCTGTTAGCAACGGGGTCGATGAGCTTGCGATTCTCCGCATACAATGTATCCAGACTAAGGCTGATGTCAGTTTCACCAAGACCAAGGTCTAACATGAATTTTCGCAGAGCTTCTGGCATAATGCCTCACTCTCAAAATCAAGTAATGGCCAGACGATATACCTGTCCCCTACGCGGGGATGTGGCGTCCTGATGACCCGAAAGGCTACCCAGTCCCTGATTGCTGGGTCCTTGTGCTGTATGTCTGTCTTGATGCGCAGCACAGCCTCCTGTTCCTTATACTCGCCTGAAATCATCCTGTGCCAATATTCAAGGTTTTTTTCAACTCCCTGCTCCCTGTGAGGGCATGCTCTCTTTACATCCTTTAGCGCCTTGAAAACCTCCTGCTCGCAGAAGCAGACGTAGGCGCCGTCCTTCTGGATAAGCTCTTCTGCAACCTCGTAATATCTGGGGATTCTGTCGGATGCTATTATTACTTCATCGGGCTTCGCCCCCAACCATTCGCAGTCCTCAAGGTACCACGTATATGCCTCGAGCATGGGGCGCTTCGTTGCCGGGTCTGTGTCATCGAAGCGGATAATCAGCTTGCCGTGATATCTTTTGGTGTACTCCGAGTTCACCACGATTCCACGGGCGCTTCCAATCGTGGGAGGACCGTTGGGATTTGGCGCAAACCTCATCACAAGAGCACCGTTTATTTCAAGCGGGGGCAATCCTTTCTCAGGCTCCTTTTTTTCTTTCAGTTCTGCAATGAGTTCAGGTGCAAGTTTCTTCAATTCTTCTTCCCATGAACCGGGAGACATCTGGTTTATTTCGCCAAGCGCTTCTTCCATAAGCGTTGTTATTTCTTTAGCCTGTGAGCGAAGCTCAGGATTTGCCATGACCTTGCCCATCACTGCGCCTGCCTGAGGCATTTTGTTATATTTAACCGCGTTTTGCAGGGCATATTTCTTGATAAGGAGCTTTATCTCTTCGGTTTGCATTGGAGCCTAAATCATCATTTGATGATATTAAACTTCGCAAAACCAATCAATAAAGTATATATTAACATCATTCATATTCAGGTAAGGTGATACCATGCAGGCTGAGGTTTCAACATTATTTGGTTTAAACATTTACACCGACAGAGGAGTTTATATCGGAAAAGTAGATGACGTGATGCTCGAAGTGAACGAGAAAAAAGTACATGGTCTTGCGGTTAAAAAATTAAATCCCGACATGTTTGATACATCTGGCAAGGGAACGATAATTCCTTACAGATTGGTCACAGCAGTAGCGGATATTGTTCTTATCAGGCATGTCAAAGACACTTTCAAGAAACCTGAAGAAATCCCGGAGGATTATAATATATCCGATGAGGATGAACAGTAGATTGTGAGTGATTTTTCAGATAAGGAGATGAAGGAGAGAGAGATCTATTCAGACCTCAAGATATTCCCTCCTTTTGCTGTCAGGATAGACGGGCGCAGCTTTCGGCGTGCGCTGAAGTTATTAGAGCTAAAAAAACCTTATGATGAAAGATTTGCGCATGCTATGGCGGATTCTGTGGAGTTGTTCTTTAAGGAAAGCGGTTTAAACCCTTTGTTTGCCTTCACATTTTCAGATGAGATTAACCTCTTTTTCTACGAAATCCCTTATAACAATCGAATTGAGAAAATCAACTCCATCGTACCGAGTTTTTTTTCTTCGGCACTTACAATCCAGCTAAACCTGAAAAAACCAGTATCCTTTGACTCAAGGATAGTGCTTCTGGGAAAAGAGGACATCTATAGATATCTATTATGGAGGCAGGCTGAAACCTGGAGGAACCATGTCAGCTCCTATGGATATTATACCCTCTTGGGGACTGGACTGACCGAAAACGAAGCCGCACAGCGCCTGAAGAACATGAGAGCCAGCGCAATCCACGAGCTTGTATTCCAGCACGGCATCAACCTTGCAGAAACCCCAGCATGGCAGAGATGCGGTATATTGATCTACAGGGAATCGCATGAAAAAACAGGATACGACCCCCTTAAAAAAATCGAAGTCGA
It encodes:
- a CDS encoding PRC-barrel domain-containing protein, producing the protein MQAEVSTLFGLNIYTDRGVYIGKVDDVMLEVNEKKVHGLAVKKLNPDMFDTSGKGTIIPYRLVTAVADIVLIRHVKDTFKKPEEIPEDYNISDEDEQ
- a CDS encoding tRNA 5'-guanylyltransferase → MKEREIYSDLKIFPPFAVRIDGRSFRRALKLLELKKPYDERFAHAMADSVELFFKESGLNPLFAFTFSDEINLFFYEIPYNNRIEKINSIVPSFFSSALTIQLNLKKPVSFDSRIVLLGKEDIYRYLLWRQAETWRNHVSSYGYYTLLGTGLTENEAAQRLKNMRASAIHELVFQHGINLAETPAWQRCGILIYRESHEKTGYDPLKKIEVETQRKKIVQLWDTPIFKTEEGRKLVTRLIS